A portion of the Clostridium gelidum genome contains these proteins:
- a CDS encoding DUF3892 domain-containing protein: protein MQNESIIPSTVLPFNLNSEDLVSKSQSDTDKNSITAIMKHSGEITGYELSNGEQITKERGVELAKAGSISGVSVATSRKGEEYLRSLRDDDESNNLSSLPIIKE from the coding sequence ATGCAAAATGAAAGTATTATACCATCAACTGTATTACCATTTAATCTTAATAGTGAGGATTTAGTATCTAAATCGCAGTCTGATACGGATAAAAACTCAATAACAGCAATAATGAAACATTCAGGTGAAATAACAGGATATGAACTTTCAAATGGAGAGCAAATAACAAAAGAAAGAGGAGTAGAACTAGCTAAAGCTGGTTCTATATCTGGAGTATCTGTTGCTACATCAAGAAAAGGCGAAGAATACTTAAGAAGTTTACGTGATGACGATGAAAGTAATAACTTGAGTTCTTTACCAATAATAAAAGAATAA